In Melospiza melodia melodia isolate bMelMel2 chromosome 5, bMelMel2.pri, whole genome shotgun sequence, the DNA window TTCTGTATGGAGACTTGTGCTGATGCTGCCATATGGTACTACATTGCAGGTAAAAAGAAAGGCAAAGGCAAAGGTGAAAGGGAAAGTTAGTGGTTGGAGAAAAAGACAAGACCTCAAGTAATGCTAACATTAAGAACAAGGATGTGTGTAAGATAACATTTACATCTGCTTCTGAGTGTAGAGCCAGAATTTCTCACAACTCTTCCCAGATACTGCCATGTGGGTACAATACTGTTTGTTGAAGTATTTCTCCTTGGGCCAAACAAGacaagttttttggttttttattaggTTGGTACCCAGTTCACTCGTGGGGTGTCTGGAGGAGAGCGAAAAAGGACCAATATTGGGATGGAGCTCATCACGGATCCTGCCATCTTGTTCTTGGATGAGCCAACCACGGGACTTGATTCCAGCACTGCTAATGCTGTCCTACTGCTGCTGAAAAGGTGGTGGCCTTAGAAACAGCTTCCTGTTCTCAGCACTCCGCTCTGCTTGACTTCAGTTGTATTTGACTTGAATTACAGTTCAAATGAGCAAACAGGGAATTCAGACATGTAATTATTTACCAGTGAGCCAAGGATGTGAACGGAGTAGGAAAAAAACTGAATGAATTCTCTCTCTCTAAAGTGAGAATTCTTTTCTCATACAGACACTGTAAATATGacctaaatattttttcttttttttttctttcttcttccttctctggCATACCAAGTTAATCAGACTTCATCAAGACTTAACTGAACTTTCAAATGCTCTTATTGAAACACTGAATCAACTTGCAAAGCTGACATCTCTGTCATTCTTCACATTCAGGATGTCAAAACAAGGAAGGACAATcatcttctccatccaccagcctCGGTACTCCATATTCCGACTGTTTGACAGCTTGACACTGCTGGCTGCAGGGAGAGTGCTGTTCCATGGGCCAGCCCAGCACGCCATCGAGTACTTTCAGTCCATTGGTGAGCACTACTTCCAGCAGGGCCAACCTTTGGTTTGCACCAACTCGAGTGCAATGCCCATAGCTCTGGGCCAGAATTGGACACGGTGTGTCCAAGCAGGTCCAGTATTTTAACAGGCTTCTCTGGGTGTTTCTCCTCTTGGCCCACATGTGGATTTGGGTGAGCTGTTCCTGGTACATCTTAATTAGAGGAAGCCTGGGCTAGGGCTGGGAAGAGCACGGGGCTAGCTGTCACCTCGCTTTTGCTGATGGTGCTGCTTGGCAGTGCCGCTCATCCCTCTAGAAAGTGTGGACTTCCCAAAGGCTGCCTGCCATGCTTTGGGGCAGGCTGCTCCATGGCAGGATGTGCAGCTGTGCTCTTGACAGCCAAGCACGGTCCTTGGCCAGTCACACAACCCCACGCAGGGTTCAAAACGCTGTCACCACAGTGTCAGTGTCACCACAGTGTCAATGTCACCACAGGCTACCAGTGCGAGCCCTACAACAACCCCGCCGATTTTTTCCTGGACGTCATCAATGGAGACTCCACTGCCGTGGCAATGAGCAAGGCTGATGACAGTAACACAGGTATGAAACCCATAGCTGAGTCAAGTTATCCTCACATGTGTGGGAACGGGGATTTTAAAAACTGTTTTGGTAACTCTCAGCACACAGAAATAACTTCTTTCATCTTCAAGGCAAACCAGCTGAAATCCTGCAGAAGCAGAGATGATAAACCAGGATAATTGTTCCAGTTAAGGACGTAATTTGATGCAGTTATGACTTGACTATTTTACCTAATGTAACAACTTTTCTGTTAGGAAATTACTGTTTTCCTTCCTCTGAGCAGGGTGGGAAGGGGTAGACATAGGGTACCACTGCTCATCTAATGTTTCTCTGAAGTTGTGCTAAGGCAGAAATTATCCCCAAACTAACGAATCAGCTCTCACCTATTTTTTTGGAGCATGCTTTCTCATACTTTTCTGCTGTCACTCAGTAATAGCTTACTGTCTTTTCACAGGAGTGAAAAGGCAAAGGAAGTAATGAATATGCTGTGTGTCCAAGCACATTTTCACTATACCTTTACCAAACAAGCAGCCATCATTTTACAAAAGTGCTCTGATCAGGGTCTAGCAAATATTATAGCTGGCAGATATGACACATTACATCTGTCATTGCAAAAGCTCACACTACACCACAGTTAAGAAAAAAAGGAGGTCCAGCTGAAATTTATATATGATCAAAGTGGATACATGCAGGATTACCTGGATCTAAAAGTCTGGAAAGCCCAGGATTGTGTCAATATCTGTGAAACAGATCACTTACAGAAGCCTCTGGGGACAAAGGGGATGTAAAAATCACTTTTTGATTAAAAGCCATGTTGCAACTCCATGGGCAGACAAGGGTTTGCCTTGTCAGAGAGcagagaggctgctgctgcttgtgGGACAGGTTGCACAGGCAAACACAGATTTTTTATCATATTTATACCAACTCTTTTGAACTGTCCTATGGGACTGAGTGCAGTGAATCACTGGAACTACGTGTACATCTTAATTCTTCTGTTTTTTTAATCGTTCCAGCAGAGAGAACTGAAGAATGCTCTGAATATGATAAGACCTTGGCTGAGCAATTAGCAGAAAAATACTCCAACTCTGCCTACTACCGAGAAACAAAAGCACATTTAGAGAGCATTTCTTCAGGAAACAAGAAGAAAACCAAACCACTTTTCCGGCAAATCACATATGCCAATTCCTTCCTCCACCAGCTGAAATGGGTGTCCAGGCGCACATTTAAAAACCTGATAGGAAACCCTCAGGCTTCCATAGCTCAGGTAAGGCTATTTGTATCTATGGTTTTGTGATATACGTTGAATTTATTTGGGTACTGGAGTATTAGATAAGTCACAGGGATGGTTTTGCCTCTTGATATCTTGACTGCAGTAAGCATCTGAAGAAAGAGTGCTCAAGGTCTAGGAGTCTGGGGATAAAAGGTGTTCTGAATGCTCCCAAATGTGGGACTGCTCAGTAATCAATTTTGGACTACTGAAAGGCTTTGGGAGGTAAGACCTGTCCTAGCAGGGTAttctgctgctcccagccaggagcaCATTATGTCCCAAGAAGTTTCACACGTTTGCTCGAGAGCATTCTTCAGATTTGACTCTAATTTCCCAGGCTTGGCACTGTGGGGTTTGGCCTCAAATCCTCTCCCCTGCCAGGAAAAGTTAACAGACTGTGTTTGTGTACTTCATTAAACTTCAGCACAAAAGTAAGTGCTGGCAGTTGGCTCAAGTGCAAAAGTTTTTTTGCAGCCCTGTAATGTGTGTGCTGTTTGGTTATTTGACTGTTCACATTGGTGATGATGTCTTCTGGACAAGGTGTCATGAAGTCCACAATGGGGTTCAGCACACACCATGAAAGATAATCACTGGCTCTGTCAGTGCTGCTTTTTCTGAAGGATCAGAACCAAAAGTGTTGACTCCTTCAGAGTTGCACATTGATTTCAAAATGAAGAAAGTTCAGCTAGTGTCTGCAGAGTGACTAATCCTCAGGAATCCCCTAATTCATGGGCCAAATTCTGCAGCCACAGCGCCACAAAAATTCCCACTGCAATTCTCAGCAATTCGGGAGGGGCCAATAGAAAAGTTGGCCTGTAGCCAGGGGTATAAATTAACTTCATCATGTTTTATATAATGAGGGAATTATATAATGAGGGCTGGTGTGGAGGTAAAACAAGTCCAGAGTCCCCGAGGTCAGAAGGCTTTGAGTATGTGTGTGTGCCTGTAGGTTGATATTATGGAGATCCTTAATTGCTTTGTAAAAGCTTGACCTTGTGACAAGAATTGGACTCTCAAGAACCTCCTTCATAGCCCAAGGTTAATGGTCCTGACTTGTTTCTCACAATCTTTTTTATCTCCCCACCCTCATCAGGGGGGGATTTGTTCAGCATTCTTTGAGGGGTCCATGCCTCATTAAGCCTTTTTTTCATTAATCTGCTCCAAATTGGTCTTGAAATGATCCCTGCTTTCCTCCGCAACTGGCTCAGGACCTGAATTATCCCTGACATTTGCTCCTTTCGGCAGGATCTTAGCAAGAGAAGGTACCAAGGATCAAGTACTTTATGGTGTTAAGACTCTTGAATTGCTCAGGCTTAAAAGTGACAGAACTGCCTGATACCATTGttttcctgagattttttttgtcatttgcaTTTAGCATTTAAAAACTGTGATGCGCCCACTTCAGTCTTTTAAGTAAGTCCTGTTATCTCTGCTATTTAAATAGTTACAGACTGCAAATATCAGCATATCTGTAGCCCTGTTGTAGCGTCTCATTACAAACAATCCCATGAGGAAGATGTATGATAGAGCCCAGTAACCACACACTGAGGAGCATGAGAATAAACTGTCATCCTCATCCTGGCAGTCAGGAAAACCTTTGAAGCAATGAGAATGATACCTCCcctcctcttttctctttttcccattTAGCTTGGTATTACAGCTCTTCTGGGACTGGTTGTAGGTGCCATCTTCTTTGGGCTTGAGGAGAACTCTGCTGGACTACAGAACAGGTCAGTCAGTCTAGGCAATGGATATTTGAAAACTTGATAAAGCTCCCTTCAAAGGAGCTTAATACCTCTTGAAAGCAAATGCTTCCCTTCACATCAGTAAGGCCAAGCCTGTGTGACTTGGAAGTGAGGATGTGATTTTGTTCCTCTAGCAAGGTCCCTGCAGAACTGAGGGTGTTAAAATATACAGACTTGTGGCTACATAAACCTAGGTAACTAAAGTTGTAATCTTGCAACTGTTTCTACTCACACGCTTGAATTTACCATCAGTAAGAGATTTTCAAATTATGCTGCTCTATGTATCATTTTGACAGCTGTATGACCTGGCCTGACCTGACACATGAGTTTGCCACTATGAAACCTCTGGGTTCTTAATCCCATAAAACTTCATAGCATTTGTTTAAAAACAACCCAGTTTTAAATTGAGTAGGAAGTGCCTTAAATTTTTGTGGAAAAGGTGAAAAGTACTTCTCACACTCTTTATTTGGTTCCTCTCTGTTTGCAGCAGACAAATGCTTCACCATCTGAGAATCTTTAATGTGTCAGGAAATTACatcaaggaaaaaaccaaaccacaacccCTCAAAAGAAACCTCAGTTGATTTTCTATATTTTGGCTGCATCAGAGAATGTGCTATCATTGCATGCCAAAAACAAATAATGACTGTACCACATCTATGTCAGGCTTGTTACAGATTCAGGCTCATAGCcaagagttttccatggattttgggATGGAAGGTCAAACATTACTAAACTTCATGAACTGCTCGTGGATTTATGTACTCTGTTGTGGAAACACTACATTCACATCCCATTTTAAATAACAGCTCACTGTTTTGCTATTTTGCAGAGTGGGTGCAATGTTCTTTCTGACCACCAACCAGTGTTTCAGCAGTGTCTCAGCTCTTGAACTCTTTGTTGTAGAAAAGAAGATATTTATGTAAGTAAAGCATACAAAAAAGATACCAGGCTCTGCTGTTAGACTGTGAGTTTTTCTGACATGCCGTAAATGTCATTTAAGTACAGTTAGTAGAgaattttcaaattatttcaatGAAAGTGCTCATTGCAAATATACTCTCTTAGTCTATTAGTGAGTTGTCTGCAAACCCCTCAAAAGGTACCTGTGATTACAACTGGCTCAGAGTGTAATATTATTGACACAGTTGGTAAAAACCCCTTGAATACTCAATGTTGGCATTGATTAATAATGTGTGACTGGCTAGTGAGGGCGATAAATGTCATCTAACTGGATTCTTTAAAACTATGCGGtataaaatatgaaaattattCAAACTTTACACTCTGTCTTGATGACATGAGACATAAATTTACTAAAAATTATGTGCACAAATACCCATGTTCACTTGCATATGAAAATGTCACCAGTTCTATACTGTATAGGCTTACTGGACAGCTGCATTATAGCCCAAGTATAAAAGATTTTCTTCTAGTTTGAGCTAGAATACATTTGTCAAGGGGTGAAAATCAAACTGGTTTTTAATGGTTAAATTTGTAGTGCTCTGTACCTATCTCTGTGTTCCAGGCATGAATATATCAGTGGGTACTACAGAACATCTGCATACTTCATAGCAAAGCTAATGGCTGATTTAATACCCATAAGGACCATGCCCAGCATCATCTTCACCTGCATAGTTTACTTCATGCTAGGCAAGTATGGTCTCCTACAGTCTCACTCCAACCCTCCCAATCAATCATGGCATGTGCATCTTACAGATGTGTATGCATACACAGATGTTTATATAAGCTAAATGCCTACACTGGCATGGCATTGGCTACTGAGCTTACTGTTAGCACTCCATGTTGTTTTCTACAGAAAAGACACAAAGATTAAAACATTCATCAGAGAATCTGTGACATGTCTCATCTTCACTGTCCTTGGAAGGAAGCCATAACGTTTACAACATTGTTTTGATTTATTCCTTTTCATCTATGGCCTTCTTGGCTTCTGATGACTCTTACAAGATACTTTTCTGATCCTTGCAAGAATACCTAAaagaaaaggttttattttaagatCTTAATACTGTGTGAATTAATACCAGTTTGTTGGCTTTGGTCTGAGTTTTTACCCTAAGGATTAGGAAACAAGGCCACATCAGCAAGAGGCTCTCAAACTGTGAAACTGGAGAGGAACAGACCTTGCTACCGAATCCATAACCACCTCAAAACTGCTAGGTTTTTTAGGAGCTCTCTGCTGGAAACTAGTGAAATGATGTACAGCTGCCTCTCATGGAAGTGCACTGGAAGTTTCTCCTTTGATGGACGACTTGCAGCCACTTTGGATGTGTGAAGTACAGTACTTCCACACATTCTACTACCTTCAGTCTTACTGCAGTTTTGGGCATACTACTTATTCATCCTCTCTTCCACTGTCAAGACAGACACATAGGGCTGTCACAGGCGCCACAGCAGTCTTGGGTCACAGTGACACAGCCTGTGCTGGCAGACAAGATGTAATTTGAAAGCAGGACACACTAGGAAAATCACAATAGTGTTCAGGTTATGGCAGAGCTTTCAGCAGGATCATTCTGAAGCCCTTCTTGTTCTGATCTTTAAGGTTTGAAACCAAcagcagaagccttctttataatGATGTTCACTCTTATGATGGTGTCCTACACAGCCACTTCCATGGCACTTGCCATTGCAGCAGGACAGAGCGTGGTCACTATAGCCAACCTACTCTCGACTGTTGCATTTGTTTTTATGATTGTGAGTAGCACTTTTCAGTTCTCTAGTCTGGATCGTGAAATCCCAGaaatgctgaaatccagaaatccTACTAGCATGGAGTTCAGCTAAATTCTGCAAAAATCTGTTGGGGTTAACATATCctgttttgttctggtttgagTATCCTGATGCTGTGGGGTGGAATATTTGTCCTTTGAAAGAATAAGAAGTGAGGGGCTGGAGGCCTGGTTATGAGGAGGGGAGTGGTTCCTCTGACTTCTTCTCTGGGCTCTAGCAGACAGAAAACTGCCTGGAAAGTAGGAAAGCCCCTTAGGGCTACATTTCATCCTCTCTCCCTTAACTTTGTGAAAAGCATATGTGTCTGGCTGAGAGCATGACGTGCAGCCCCCTGTTTTCTGAGACCGCTAGCCCAGCTGtcctccccagctgcagggcCCACCTTGGGCATGTTAAACTGGGCAACACACAGCCACAGTCAGGAGATTGGCATTTATGATGAGGCAGAGCTgaactgtcgcagacatttttccacagaaatcctttctttcagatttctgtgtcttctggaaggcagaggcctcagaagggaaggtaaacaattgttatcagctgctgtggaatgcaataggattcaccttgattggctcattttctatgtttataattaagggccaatcaccagtgcaagctaggggactgagtccctggacacaactttgttttagattctttctatctattcttagcttagctagcagctctgcaaacctctctctctattctatttagtatagtcataatgtattatatataatatcttaataaatcaagccttctgatcaagatacaagattcaccgtctctctatcaccagccgtgCCCACTCAGGTGCGGCAATATTGAACCTACAGCCAAAATCCACATTGCCTCAGACTCAGGGCACACAGGCAaaacccagagcagctccacactgaggagcagcagagagtTCACATGAACCTATGTGGGACCCCTAGACAGGAAGCATGTGGGAAGAGCTAGAGAAGGACCCATGATGAAAGCATGTAATTtgtaatctgtttttttttttttctttttgttatggCTTTTTTTTGGTAAACATTGCCTCTAGATTTTCTCTGGGTTGCTGGTCAATCTCACAAGCGTCATGGCCTGGCTCTCTTGGCTCAAATACTTTAGCATCCCTCGCTATGGAATGACAGTAAGTGCTCTGATTTCCTGTGTACAAACCTGGAAATGGTTGGCTAGAAAGGAATGTCTTGAATCGTGGTAATGAAATCTTCACACTTGGTGGCCTAACAAGGAAAAGGAAAGCTAATTAGGTACAACAACCTTGGAGTATTGTGCAGTGTCTTGAAACAAGAAGGGCTTCTCATCAACTAGCACCAATTGCTGTTGAGAAGAGCTCATTTCAATAATTTGGAAATACCTCATATGAGAGACACAACTACTACATTCACTGGACTTCAGCTAGCAGAAATGTTTCAAAGTAAAGAACAATGTCATCCCCACCCAAAAAAGTAAAAATCTCCTATTTGTCTTTTCCATCAATCAAACAAAAAACTTGCTAAAGCTTTTCTCCTAATTTGCAAAAATTTTAGTCAGAgtgatgttttgcagagaaatttGGGctttactgtgcctgtgcagaAATAGCCTGGCCTGGGAGAAGTGGTAAAGCCTGTTTGGTGCATGCTTTACTAGGTGTGTACAGGCTATATATATCCctctcttaaaagaaaaaaaagaactctGCTACTTTGCTAAAAAATGAGGATTTGGCCAATATAATAGTGATACCAGCACATTTTTAGGATGACTTTAATTGCATTATTTCTCATCTTGTTAATGTATCAGTCCTTTACCTACTAATTTCTGTtgtcattgtttcttttattttaaaaggctTTACAGATCAATGAGTTGCCTGGTCTGAACTTCTGTGGCAGCAGTAACAGCACAGTGTTAAACAGTGGCGGTAGCTATCGAGAGACAGGCCGGATGTAAGTATTGTGGTACACTGAAATGAATCCCACTATCAGCAGCCTTAGAAGTCCTAGAACATCAGTCTGAGTATCAGAGATACTCACTGATGATCAGAGAATCTGTGAGcttttacatggaaaagaaacctTTGATTGGGTTTTTGCATTCTACTGCATGGAACATTCTGCTTGTTGGCATATTTAGTATTTATGACACTAGAAATACCTCGTATTATGCTTCTTACCTTTCTTCAAACTGTATTTAGTGAGagctatgcacacacacacacaattgtACACCCTCACAAAATCCACTTCAGCTTCCTATGTGAAACTGGAGCTACAAGAAAAGCGAATTTACGATGGAAAATTAACCACTGACATAGAGCTGGTGCTTGCCCAGCCTACTACACACATGCAACCACATTACAACTTCTAGAGATCTTCCTAGATCGTGCTGAGTGGGTTATCAAGTGACTAAGCTTATCAATGTGTGTGCATTTATCTGCAGGCCATGTACTGGAGAGGAGTATCTGGAGAGTCAAGGCATCGATATGAGCACCTGGGGGCTGTGGCAGAACCACCTGGCTCTGGCCTGCATGACACTCATCTTCCTCACCATCGCCTACCTCAAACTGCACTTCATGAAGAAGTTCTCTTAAAACCAGAGGGAAAGGCGCAATTCCCACTGTTCAGCAGTTTGCTGAATGGATTGTGCAACTGACTTGATTATTTTTAAGGAGACATTTCTTTGTACTTTTATTATTACCCAAGTCAACAACATGAATGCCATCCTTGTATATTAAATACTTGCTGTTAATTTACTCTGTCAAAATGTCTAGCATGGCTCACTCCTCTGTGccacagaggaaaagaaaaagtgtaCAGCTGTTCATTTCCTCAAGAGACTGAATCAGTCTTTCTGCATATTCTAGCTATGATCTTGTCAAACACTATATCTAATATTTAGTGGCTTAACCTGAAATAAATAGTTCCATACTTTAATTAGCACCTACCTTCACCAGGAAGAAATTAAGTCTAAAATGATGCTTATCAGGACACCAACACAATCTCAGCTGCTTATGTGGTCACAGGATATGTGAGACAGGGACAAAATTCCTTTAATCCCAGTGCCTTTTTCTATTTGGGAATCATTACTGCGCTAGAATGTACTTATTGATGCCATCAAGCCTTTCCTGCCTCAGTCAAGTATAGAAGCACTGTGCTTTTAAATAAAGGTGTTGTTCTTACACGGCCAGTTCCCATGATCCTTTCCTGAAATTTGTATCTCCTCTGCAAAACTGCAAGTCATCTTCACTGTCCCATTAGTGCTGCTATCAAGAGTAGTTCTTAGTAATTTTTATGGGGACCAATTTCAAGTGCATGACTAAACAGGATGGCAGCACCTTTGTAAAAGTCCATAGATTGGAGCAATCACTTCCTGGCAGGCTAGTGTTTCCCTGGCCACGTGCAGCAATGCTAACTCATTTCTTTTTTATATCTGCATAGTTATGCATAGTAAATGCATAATGATGCACAGTAGACAACTTTACAGCTCTTTCCTGGGTTGTTACTGTTCATCTTGTTGCTCCTGCAGTGTTTGCCCCAGCTTGCGTAGGCCACAAAAAAAACCTTACAGGACCTTGTTTCTGTAAGAGATTTAGAAACATGGAATACCCCGAATGGGAAGGGACCACAAGGaatcctggtcctgcacaggacatccccaaaggtcacaccctgtgcctgagagcattgtccaaacacttcttgaactctgtcaggcttggtgctgtgaccacttccctggggagactgttccagtgcccaaacaccctgtgggtgaggaaccttttcctgatattcaGTCTAAAacttccctgacacagcttcaggtcaTTCCCTCTGGGTTCTGTCATTGTCTCCCCAGAGAAGAGATCggggcctgcccctcctcttcctctcatgctgtggatgttgtggaCTGAGTTGGGGCATCCCCTCAAgtctcttcttttccaggctgaacagaccaaatgACCTCAGCTACTCCCCATGACTTCCCCTCCAGATCCTCCACACTCTCAAGGCCTCTGTACCTTCAGTTACACCACTCCTTGAGAATGGGCAGCTTACATATGTTGTAAATTTAACATCTCCATACATATGACATTGGGATTCACTaattattatattgctttgttGGTAAGATGTCATGCTGCTGGGGAAAATAAAAGCTTCAGAGCACAAAAAATTAGCAGAGTGTGTTCTGTACCTTTAGCTTAACCCTTTTTAAGCCAAAGGAAGCAGTGAGGAGATAAGAGTTAtgttgttattaaaaaaaaaattacaggaactCCTGTCATGGAGTACCAGGTCCTGGTACTACAAAGAAATGAAAGCGGAATTTTTGCTTTTGGAAAAGAGAAAATCATCCCAGATTTTAAAATGTAGAAATCTACAGTTGATTGAATTGCAGCTGGTCCTTGTAATTTCAACAAGTTATAAGCATGATCACACAGACTGTGTTCCAGtcataaaagaaaattatttctgtatATAGCAGTGGCTTCTGAGAAAGGAAATGATCAAACTAAGTTGAATTACTCACATTTTGAACAGGCTTTGACACCTTATTGCACAGATAATATTTACCACAAAACTCCTATACTTTTCTTGCTTTCTACTACTTATTTCAGCAGCTGGTCATCCATAAGAATGTATTTACATAAAAGAAATGTTTCTTCCAGTACTTTCCAATACTTTATTCTGTAAACTTGTAAAATTCTATACCTCAGTTGCATGGGCAGAAATTACAGTAGTAGCAACGTCAGATTTCTCTCTCACACTACAGGCTTTAAattaagattttatttttctctttttgtccaGCACCGCACATGACATGTTCTAGtgaaaggtgcccctgcccatggcaaggggttggCAATAGGcaatctttaaagtcccttctaaATCCAAAATTCTATTATTCTATGATATATCTGGTTCTCCCCTTTAGTTTGGTGCAGATCAGTACAAGTACAATTACAGATTAGTACAACTACAACTTCTTGCACAAGGCAGGAGACACATCATTCCTACCATTACTCGAAGGTGTATTTTGCAAGCAGTGCAAGCAGAGGGGGAGAGACAATCAAGAGAACGGAAATGAGTCCAGAGTCCCTGAGGTCAGAAGGctttgagtgtgtgtgtgtgcctgtagGTTGATATTATGGAGATCCTTAATTGCTTTGTAAAAGCTTGACCTTGTGACAAGAATTAGACTCTCAAGAACCTCCTTCATAGCCCAAGGTTAATGGTCCTGACTTGTTTCTCACAATCTTTTTTATCTCCCCACCCTCATCAGGGATTTGTCCAGCATTCTTTGAGGGGTCCATGCCTCATTAAGCCTTTTTTTCATTAATCTGCTCCAAATTGGTCTTGAAATGATCCCTGCTTTCCACTGCAACTGGCTCGGGAGCTGAATTATCCCTGACATTTGCTCCTT includes these proteins:
- the ABCG2 gene encoding broad substrate specificity ATP-binding cassette transporter ABCG2 produces the protein MAEDQPHLCIQMSESGTNGIPSKTQPLPDLAGRAGSVLTFHNICYHVKTKTGFPCFRKTTKKQVLKDVNGIMKPGLNAILGPTGSGKSSLLDILAARKDPRGLSGDILINGAPQPANFKCTSGYVVQDDVVMGTLTVRENLKFSAALRLPKSVKEHEKNERVNQIIKELGLSKVADSKVGTQFTRGVSGGERKRTNIGMELITDPAILFLDEPTTGLDSSTANAVLLLLKRMSKQGRTIIFSIHQPRYSIFRLFDSLTLLAAGRVLFHGPAQHAIEYFQSIGYQCEPYNNPADFFLDVINGDSTAVAMSKADDSNTAERTEECSEYDKTLAEQLAEKYSNSAYYRETKAHLESISSGNKKKTKPLFRQITYANSFLHQLKWVSRRTFKNLIGNPQASIAQLGITALLGLVVGAIFFGLEENSAGLQNRVGAMFFLTTNQCFSSVSALELFVVEKKIFMHEYISGYYRTSAYFIAKLMADLIPIRTMPSIIFTCIVYFMLGLKPTAEAFFIMMFTLMMVSYTATSMALAIAAGQSVVTIANLLSTVAFVFMIIFSGLLVNLTSVMAWLSWLKYFSIPRYGMTALQINELPGLNFCGSSNSTVLNSGGSYRETGRMPCTGEEYLESQGIDMSTWGLWQNHLALACMTLIFLTIAYLKLHFMKKFS